A window from Podospora bellae-mahoneyi strain CBS 112042 chromosome 1 map unlocalized CBS112042p_1, whole genome shotgun sequence encodes these proteins:
- the RAX1 gene encoding Bud site selection protein, Revert to axial protein 1 (EggNog:ENOG503NTZZ; COG:S), protein MNDPMASTPSPVPDLNRNRLPTLFEVLSRRTLPPVDLFSFYIYMRDQQRSVDYLDFWLDVAQHMSLCRHYVRELRRSVLVGTPDLDKTSKRSSAILEGLGDLNHSAAGPSMYATEKERDQDAQMSMFLREDRNPHDSPHSSNGRRARASTNLSSTPREPNTDSNSPAHTVARQDIRASAEKILYTFLLPGAEREITLPGSITQDVTTAIEEFGRDDPEVFDVAKDYVFQAMERDAFPGFLRMKALGNLIPPTLIMRLIFGLVSMFGGFWAAFILIFLNKDRMTRCWLILPFTLGVYFLASYQYSLDPALALLGFSEYTPFNFSRIREPYVRKLLARRAIMVLAVTLLVDAALCVLFILVPGKRL, encoded by the exons ATGAACGACCCCATggcatcaacaccctcaccggTGCCCGATTTGAATCGGAACCGACTACCCACCCTCTTCGAAGTCTTAAGTCGACGGACATTGCCCCCTGTCGATTTGTTctccttttatatttatatgCGGGACCAGCAGCGCTCTGTCGACTATCTTGATTTCTG GCTTGATGTCGCCCAGCACATGTCTCTGTGCCGCCACTATGTTCGGGAGCTGCGCCGATCAGTTTTGGTGGGTACCCCAGATTTGGACAAGACGTCCAAACGATCTTCGGCCATCTTGGAAGGCCTAGGTGACCTGAACCATTCGGCCGCTGGGCCGTCCATGTACGCGAcggagaaggaaagagatCAGGATGCTCAGATGTCAATGTTTTTGCGGGAAGATAGAAACCCCCACGATTCACCACACAGCAGCAATGGGAGACGCGCTCGCGCAAGCACCAACCTTAGCAGCACCCCTCGCGAACCTAATACCGATTCAAACTCTCCGGCTCACACAGTTGCCCGGCAAGATATCAGAGCTTCCGCCGAGAAGATCCTCTACactttccttcttcccggTGCGGAACGCGAGATAACGCTCCCGGGTTCAATTACCCAGGATGTAACGACAGCAATCGAAGAGTTCGGGCGAGATGACCCAGAGGTTTTCGATGTGGCCAAGGACTACGTTTTCCAAGCGATGGAGCGAGATGCGTTCCCCGGCTTTCTTAGAATGAAGGCCCTTGGAAATCTTATCCCACCAACACTGATCATGAGACTCATCTTTGGCTTGGTCTCCATGTTTGGCGGTTTCTGGGCTGCGTTCATTTTGATATTCCTCAATAAGGACCGAATGACTCGCTGTTGG ctcatcctccccttcacacTAGGCGTGTACTTTCTCGCCTCCTACCAGTACTCACTCGACCCAGCCCTTGCCCTTCTCGGGTTCAGCGAGTACACCCccttcaacttctccagAATACGAGAACCATATGTCCGAAAGCTCCTCGCCCGACGAGCCATCATGGTACTCGCCGTGACATTGCTCGTCGATGCCGCGTTATGTGTGCTGTTCATCCTGGTGCCCGGCAAACGACTCTGA
- a CDS encoding uncharacterized protein (EggNog:ENOG503P3X6; COG:O; COG:T) — translation MEQAKALNALEPFLALTKSATSPRAAADLISRATSAPNTYIFTELLQTPQIQALASNPELAPHLTLLQIFSYGTYETYKSTAGLPELNDAQRLKLRQLSLLTLANQNNGHGTEPALSYSSLQRALDLPTRQSLEELVISSIYADLIKGQLKPKASLVQINSVAPLRDVAPTAIGGLLSSLQAWADRCDSTLSSLSAQMDQLRADADRRAAQEAAWQETTEKLLEQETGNKNDKGKKGFYPSFSSSPRYTSGYGRGNLGNRQQHKKQKSLHDSQQPHGYPAAGGGGGAGGAFNWNPGNNYYHSQAAPQYAAQDASTTAYGNYNPHNVRTFSSHHHHPNNSLKRMLTDDSDGSSTLPSAPQREDQAGPGQPDLGGGFPAGGARYPPAGVQLSRGGSGEVLMTDTEEWDMIAQAVENSLKDMVARDGAGQ, via the exons ATGGAACAGGCAAAAGCTCTCAATGCCCTCGAG CCCTTCTTGGCACTCACCAAGTCGGCCACCTCCCCGCGCGCTGCCGCCGACCTCATCTCCCGCGCGACTTCGGCCCCGAATACATACATCTTCACCGAGTTGTTACAGACTCCTCAGATCCAAGCTCTTGCTTCGAATCCAGAGCTTGCCCCACACCTCACACTCCTCCAGATCTTTAGTTATGGCACCTACGAAACGTACAAGTCCACCGCAGGTCTTCCCGAGTTGAACGATGCCCAGAGACTGAAGCTCCGTCAGCTGTCTCTTCTGACACTCGCCAACCAAAACAACGGCCATGGGACCGAGCCGGCCTTGAGCTACTCGTCCCTCCAAAGAGCTCTCGACCTGCCCACCCGGCAATCTCTGGAGGAGCTTGTGATCAGCTCCATCTACGCCGACCTCATCAAAGGCCAGCTCAAGCCCAAGGCTTCCCTCGTCCAGATCAACAGCGTTGCTCCTCTCCGAGATGTCGCCCCCACCGCCATTGGCGGGCTCCTCTCCAGCCTCCAAGCCTGGGCTGATCGTTGCGATTCCACCCTGAGCTCCCTCTCGGCACAAATGGACCAGCTCCGCGCCGACGCCGACCGCCGTGCCGCGCAAGAAGCGGCCTGGCAAGAGACAACAGAGAAGCTCCTGGAACAGGAGACTGGAAACAAGAATGACAAGGGCAAAAAAGGTTTCtacccctccttctcctcatcaccccgATACACATCTGGATATGGTCGCGGAAACCTCGGCAACAGGCAGCAgcacaagaaacaaaagtcTCTCCATGACTCTCAACAGCCGCATGGCTATCCGGctgctggaggcggtggtggcgctgGGGGAGCTTTCAACTGGAACCCCGGGAACAACTACTACCACTCTCAAGCTGCCCCCCAGTACGCCGCCCAGGACGCTTCTACTACTGCCTACGGCAATTACAACCCGCACAACGTCCGGACAttttcttctcatcatcatcatccaaacaACTCTCTGAAGAGAATGCTGACTGATGACTCGgacggcagcagcacacTTCCTTCGGCACCACAACGAGAAGATCAAGCGGGGCCAGGGCAACCAGATCTCGGCGGCGGATTCCCTGCAGGAGGCGCTCGATATCCACCGGCCGGGGTACAGCTGAGCAGAGGAGGGTCGGGCGAAGTGTTGATGACGGATACGGAGGAGTGGGATATGATTGCTCAGGCGGTGGAGAACTCGTTGAAGGATATGGTGGCGAGAGATGGGGCTGGTCAGTAG